Proteins from a single region of Anaerolineae bacterium:
- the rpsC gene encoding 30S ribosomal protein S3 — translation MGRKVHPIGFRLGIIQDHRARWFAEGAEYRELLQEDMAIRKLIFSSHDRGSIAEVEIERLPAAKQVSVIIHTAKPGIVIGRKGANVNQLRKALETLTQKKVHIDVIEVENPDLNAHLIGESIAQQLERRISYRRAMKQAVRRAIKAGAEGVMITCGGRLGGHDMARTETQREGRIPRHTLRANIDYANVEALTTYSKIGIKVWVYKGEVLPEIKEEEPVGAYVSP, via the coding sequence TTGGGTCGAAAAGTTCATCCAATAGGTTTCAGATTAGGGATTATTCAGGATCATCGCGCCCGCTGGTTTGCGGAGGGGGCTGAATATCGCGAGTTGCTGCAAGAAGATATGGCTATTCGCAAATTGATATTTAGCTCCCATGATCGAGGCAGCATTGCCGAGGTGGAAATAGAGCGGCTGCCTGCGGCCAAACAAGTGTCGGTGATCATTCATACGGCCAAGCCGGGCATTGTGATTGGCCGCAAAGGGGCCAACGTTAACCAGCTTCGCAAAGCTCTGGAAACGCTTACCCAAAAGAAAGTGCATATTGACGTGATTGAGGTTGAGAATCCTGATCTCAACGCGCACCTGATTGGGGAAAGTATTGCCCAACAGTTAGAGCGTCGTATTTCTTACCGGCGGGCGATGAAACAGGCGGTTCGCCGGGCCATAAAGGCCGGGGCGGAAGGCGTGATGATTACCTGCGGCGGGCGTTTGGGCGGCCACGATATGGCTCGCACTGAAACGCAACGCGAGGGACGTATTCCCCGCCATACCCTGCGGGCGAATATTGATTACGCTAATGTTGAGGCCCTGACCACTTATAGCAAGATTGGTATTAAAGTGTGGGTGTATAAGGGCGAAGTTTTACCCGAGATCAAAGAAGAAGAGCCGGTGGGCGCCTACGTTTCTCCCTAA
- the rplP gene encoding 50S ribosomal protein L16: MLMPKRVKYRKQMRGRMRGQASRGAKVSFGEYGLQALEPCWMTSRQIEAARRAIVRYVRRGGKLWIRVFPDKPVTAKPAETRMGSGKGSVDHWVAVIKPGRVLFEITGVPEETAKEAMRLAAHKLPIKTQFVRRVD; this comes from the coding sequence ATGTTAATGCCTAAGCGTGTCAAATATAGAAAACAAATGCGGGGCCGAATGAGAGGCCAGGCTTCTCGGGGGGCCAAGGTTTCTTTTGGCGAGTATGGCCTGCAAGCTTTGGAACCTTGTTGGATGACCAGCCGCCAGATAGAAGCGGCGCGCCGGGCGATTGTGCGTTACGTGCGCCGGGGCGGAAAGTTGTGGATCCGGGTTTTTCCTGATAAGCCGGTTACGGCCAAACCGGCCGAAACCCGGATGGGCAGCGGTAAAGGTTCGGTGGACCATTGGGTGGCCGTGATTAAACCGGGCCGGGTTTTGTTTGAAATTACCGGCGTGCCTGAAGAAACGGCGAAAGAGGCAATGCGTTTGGCCGCTCATAAATTGCCCATAAAAACCCAATTTGTGCGCCGGGTGGATTAG
- the rpmC gene encoding 50S ribosomal protein L29 — MKAFEIRSMSDQEIMTRLEEAYGELFNLRFQYAIGQAKDPNRMTLLKRDIARMKTVLNERKLVAAA, encoded by the coding sequence ATGAAAGCGTTTGAGATTCGCAGTATGTCTGACCAAGAGATAATGACCAGGTTAGAGGAAGCCTACGGCGAGTTGTTCAACCTGCGGTTCCAATATGCGATTGGGCAGGCGAAAGATCCAAACCGCATGACTCTGCTCAAGCGAGATATTGCCCGGATGAAGACGGTTTTAAATGAGCGTAAGTTGGTTGCGGCGGCGTAA
- the rpsQ gene encoding 30S ribosomal protein S17, which yields MAREQRKVLVGRVTSDKMDKTIVVRVERLKRHTRYGKVIRFHKKYKAHDENNAAGMGDMVKIIESKPMSKEKRWALVEVLEKGA from the coding sequence ATGGCCAGAGAGCAACGAAAAGTTTTGGTGGGTCGCGTAACCAGCGACAAGATGGACAAAACCATTGTGGTGCGCGTGGAACGGCTTAAGCGCCATACGCGCTATGGCAAGGTGATCCGCTTTCACAAAAAGTACAAGGCCCATGATGAAAACAATGCTGCCGGGATGGGCGATATGGTGAAGATTATTGAATCAAAGCCAATGAGCAAAGAGAAGCGGTGGGCTTTGGTTGAAGTTTTGGAAAAGGGCGCTTGA
- the rplN gene encoding 50S ribosomal protein L14, with translation MIQQESRLKVADNSGAKEILCIQVVGGSHRRYGIVGDVIVATVKQAAPQSNIKKGDIVHAVIVRTTKEIGRPDGSYIKFDDNAAVILDAEGKGPRGTRIFGPVTRELREKGFMRIVSLAPEVL, from the coding sequence ATGATACAACAGGAAAGTCGCTTGAAGGTGGCAGATAATAGTGGGGCCAAGGAAATTTTATGTATTCAAGTAGTCGGCGGGTCGCATCGCCGTTACGGCATTGTGGGTGATGTGATTGTGGCTACGGTGAAACAGGCTGCGCCCCAAAGCAACATTAAAAAGGGCGACATTGTGCACGCGGTGATTGTGCGCACCACCAAAGAAATAGGCCGGCCTGATGGCTCCTATATTAAGTTTGACGATAATGCGGCCGTGATTTTAGACGCCGAAGGCAAAGGGCCGCGCGGGACTCGTATTTTTGGCCCGGTGACCCGCGAACTGCGCGAAAAAGGCTTTATGCGCATCGTCTCTTTAGCCCCGGAAGTGTTGTAG
- the rplX gene encoding 50S ribosomal protein L24 — MQKIKKGDTVQVISGNEIGARGEVEKVLRAWQVNQRQRVGRNPNGDRLVIRGVNTRKKHQRPTGQTRTQTGIIEVELPLHISNVMLVCPSCDEAVRVGFKVEEGKKARFCKRCGATIDKVS; from the coding sequence ATGCAGAAAATTAAAAAAGGTGATACCGTTCAGGTAATAAGCGGCAACGAAATTGGGGCCAGAGGCGAAGTGGAAAAAGTGCTGCGGGCCTGGCAAGTCAACCAGCGGCAGCGCGTGGGCCGTAACCCTAACGGCGACCGTTTGGTTATCCGGGGGGTGAATACGCGCAAAAAGCATCAGCGCCCCACCGGACAAACCCGAACTCAAACCGGCATTATTGAGGTGGAACTGCCCCTTCATATTTCCAACGTGATGTTGGTTTGTCCCAGTTGCGATGAAGCGGTGCGGGTTGGCTTTAAGGTTGAAGAGGGTAAAAAAGCGCGCTTTTGCAAACGCTGCGGCGCTACCATTGATAAGGTTTCATAA
- the rplE gene encoding 50S ribosomal protein L5, translating to MPRLKDRYNEEIVPTLVKEFNYRNVNQAPRLKKVVVNVGLGEALQNAKALENASGDIALITGQRPVITRAKKSIATFKLREGNPIGVKVTLRGNRMWDFLDRLCNIALARQRDFRGVSPDSFDGRGNYTVGLPEQLVWPEINYDKIDKVRGMEINIVTTAKTDEEGRRLLALLGMPFKR from the coding sequence ATGCCTCGGTTAAAAGATAGGTATAACGAAGAAATTGTACCAACTTTAGTGAAAGAATTTAATTACCGCAATGTCAATCAAGCCCCGCGCCTTAAAAAGGTAGTGGTTAATGTGGGGTTGGGTGAGGCGCTACAAAATGCCAAGGCCCTGGAAAATGCCTCCGGCGACATTGCCCTGATTACGGGCCAGCGCCCCGTGATTACGCGCGCCAAAAAATCAATTGCTACGTTTAAATTGCGCGAGGGCAACCCGATTGGGGTCAAAGTGACATTGCGCGGGAATCGGATGTGGGATTTTTTGGACAGGCTGTGCAATATCGCCCTGGCCCGCCAGCGAGACTTTCGGGGCGTGTCGCCCGATAGCTTTGATGGACGCGGCAATTATACGGTGGGGTTGCCGGAACAGTTGGTTTGGCCGGAGATCAATTACGATAAGATTGATAAAGTGCGGGGGATGGAAATTAATATTGTTACCACGGCAAAAACTGACGAAGAAGGTCGTCGTCTGTTAGCTTTATTGGGGATGCCTTTTAAGAGGTAA
- a CDS encoding type Z 30S ribosomal protein S14: MAKKCMTIREQRRKYAVRVRNRCSQCGRPRAYMRRFGLCRICFRQLANQGKIPGVVKSSW, translated from the coding sequence ATGGCAAAAAAATGCATGACTATCCGGGAACAACGTCGAAAATACGCCGTGCGGGTGCGCAATCGGTGCAGCCAGTGTGGCCGTCCGCGCGCTTATATGCGCCGGTTTGGCCTATGCCGGATTTGTTTTCGGCAGTTGGCTAACCAAGGCAAAATTCCGGGGGTGGTTAAGTCGAGCTGGTAA